In the genome of Streptococcus mitis, one region contains:
- a CDS encoding D-alanyl-lipoteichoic acid biosynthesis protein: MKQRKELYLFLGRTALYFLIFLGLLYFFSYLGQGQGSFIYNEF, translated from the coding sequence ATGAAACAGAGAAAAGAATTGTACCTCTTTCTTGGTCGGACAGCCTTGTATTTTCTTATCTTTTTAGGGCTGCTTTACTTCTTTAGCTATCTTGGTCAGGGTCAAGGAAGCTTTATCTATAATGAATTTTAA
- a CDS encoding aquaporin, whose protein sequence is MMNELFGEFLGTLILILLGNGVVAGVVLPKTKSNSSGWIVITMGWGIAVAVAVFVSGKLSPAHLNPAVTIGVALKGGLPWASVLPYILAQFAGAMLGQILVWLQFKPHYEAEENAGNILATFSTGPAIKDTVSNLISEILGTFVLVLTIFALGLYDFQAGIGTFAVGTLIVGIGLSLGGTTGYALNPARDLGPRIMHSLLPIPNKGDGDWSYAWIPVVGPVIGAALAVLVFSLF, encoded by the coding sequence ATGATGAATGAATTATTTGGAGAATTTTTGGGGACTTTAATCCTGATTCTTCTAGGAAATGGTGTTGTAGCAGGTGTAGTTCTTCCTAAAACCAAGAGCAATAGCTCAGGTTGGATTGTGATTACTATGGGTTGGGGGATTGCAGTTGCGGTTGCAGTATTTGTATCTGGAAAACTTAGTCCAGCTCATTTAAACCCAGCTGTGACAATTGGTGTGGCTTTAAAAGGTGGTCTGCCTTGGGCTTCCGTTTTGCCTTATATCTTAGCCCAGTTCGCAGGGGCTATGCTGGGTCAGATTTTGGTTTGGTTGCAATTCAAACCGCATTATGAGGCAGAAGAAAATGCAGGTAATATCCTGGCAACCTTCAGTACCGGGCCAGCCATCAAGGATACTGTATCAAACTTGATTAGTGAAATCCTAGGAACTTTTGTATTGGTATTAACAATCTTTGCTTTGGGTCTTTACGATTTTCAGGCAGGTATCGGAACCTTTGCAGTAGGAACTTTGATTGTCGGTATCGGTCTATCACTAGGTGGGACAACAGGTTATGCCTTGAATCCTGCGCGTGATCTTGGACCTCGTATCATGCACAGCCTTTTGCCAATTCCAAATAAGGGAGATGGAGACTGGTCTTATGCTTGGATTCCAGTTGTAGGACCTGTTATCGGTGCAGCCTTGGCCGTACTTGTATTCTCACTTTTCTAA
- a CDS encoding alpha-glycerophosphate oxidase, producing MEFSKKTRELSIKKMQERTLDLLIIGGGITGAGVALQAAASGLETGLIEMQDFAEGTSSRSTKLVHGGLRYLKQFDVEVVSDTVSERAVVQQIAPHIPKPDPMLLPVYDEDGATFSLFRLKVAMDLYDLLAGVNNTPAANKVLSKEEVLERQPNLKKEGLVGGGVYLDFRNNDARLVIENIKRANQDGALIANHVKAEGFLFDESGKITGVVARDLLTDQVFEIKARLVINTTGPWSDKVRNLSNKGTQFSQMRPTKGVHLVVDSSKIKVSQPVYFDTGLGDGRMVFVLPRENKTYFGTTDTDYTGDLEHPKVTQEDVDYLLGIVNNRFPEANITVADIESSWAGLRPLIAGNSASDYNGGNNGTISDESFNNLIATVEAYLSKEKTREDVESAVSKLESSTSEKHLDPSAVSRGSSLDRDDNGLLTLAGGKITDYRKMAEGAMERVVDILKAEFDRSFKLINSKTYPVSGGELNPANVDSEIEAFAQLGVSRGLDSKEAHYLANLYGSNAPKVFALAHSLEQAPGLSLADTLSLHYAMRNELAISPVDFFLRRTNHMLFMRDSLDSIVEPVLDEMGRFYDWSEDEKAGYRADVEAALANNDLAELKN from the coding sequence CGCAGAAGGAACATCTAGCCGTTCAACAAAATTGGTTCACGGAGGTCTTCGTTACCTCAAACAATTCGACGTGGAAGTGGTGTCAGATACGGTTTCTGAACGTGCAGTAGTTCAACAAATCGCACCACATATTCCAAAACCAGACCCAATGCTCTTGCCAGTTTACGATGAAGATGGAGCGACCTTTAGCCTCTTCCGTCTTAAAGTAGCTATGGACTTGTACGATCTTTTGGCCGGAGTTAACAACACACCAGCTGCAAACAAGGTTTTGAGCAAGGAAGAAGTCTTGGAACGCCAGCCAAACTTGAAGAAAGAAGGCTTGGTAGGAGGTGGGGTTTACCTTGACTTCCGTAACAACGATGCGCGTCTCGTGATTGAAAATATCAAACGTGCCAACCAAGACGGTGCCCTCATTGCCAACCACGTGAAGGCAGAAGGCTTCCTCTTTGACGAAAGTGGCAAGATTACAGGTGTTGTAGCTCGTGATTTGTTGACAGACCAAGTATTTGAAATCAAGGCCCGTCTGGTGATCAACACAACAGGTCCTTGGAGCGACAAGGTGCGCAATTTGTCTAATAAGGGAACACAATTTTCACAAATGCGTCCAACTAAGGGAGTTCACTTGGTAGTGGATTCAAGCAAGATCAAGGTTTCACAGCCGGTTTACTTTGATACAGGTTTGGGTGACGGTCGTATGGTCTTTGTTCTCCCACGTGAAAACAAGACTTACTTTGGTACAACGGATACAGACTACACAGGTGATTTGGAACATCCAAAAGTGACTCAGGAAGATGTAGATTATCTACTTGGCATTGTCAACAACCGCTTCCCAGAAGCAAATATTACTGTTGCTGACATTGAAAGTAGCTGGGCAGGTCTTCGTCCATTGATTGCAGGCAATAGCGCTTCTGACTACAATGGAGGAAATAACGGAACTATTAGTGACGAAAGCTTTAACAACTTGATTGCGACTGTCGAAGCTTATCTATCGAAAGAAAAAACGCGTGAAGATGTTGAGTCTGCTGTCAGCAAGCTTGAAAGCAGTACCTCTGAGAAACATTTGGATCCATCTGCAGTTTCACGTGGTTCGAGCTTGGATCGTGATGACAATGGCCTTTTGACCCTTGCTGGTGGTAAAATCACAGACTACCGTAAGATGGCTGAAGGAGCTATGGAGCGTGTGGTTGATATCCTTAAAGCAGAATTTGATCGCAGCTTTAAACTGATCAATTCTAAGACTTATCCTGTTTCAGGTGGAGAATTGAACCCAGCAAATGTGGATTCAGAAATCGAAGCCTTTGCGCAACTTGGAGTTTCACGTGGATTGGATAGCAAGGAAGCTCACTATCTGGCAAATCTTTACGGTTCAAATGCACCGAAGGTCTTTGCACTTGCTCACAGCTTGGAACAAGCGCCAGGACTCAGCTTGGCGGACACCTTGTCCCTTCACTATGCAATGCGCAATGAGTTGGCTATCAGCCCAGTTGACTTCTTCCTTCGTCGTACCAACCACATGCTCTTTATGCGTGATAGTTTGGATAGTATCGTTGAGCCAGTTTTGGATGAAATGGGACGATTCTATGACTGGTCAGAAGATGAAAAAGCAGGCTACCGTGCGGATGTCGAAGCAGCTCTTGCTAACAATGATTTAGCAGAATTAAAAAATTAA